One genomic region from Pogona vitticeps strain Pit_001003342236 chromosome 12, PviZW2.1, whole genome shotgun sequence encodes:
- the CYP11A1 gene encoding cholesterol side-chain cleavage enzyme, mitochondrial isoform X1: MLAKCRLFVPGLCTSSSFRISPGLEDAPSLACHKLLLHSAASELYPSPLEGKRARPFNELPGNWRNSWFNLYLFWKKGGFQNLHNIMRHNFETFGPIYREKLGSYDNVNIIDPEDAAALFKAEGLYPERFMVPPWKAYRDFRSKPYGVLLKSGEAWRQDRLVLNKEALSLKVLDNFVPLLNEVGEDFIKRVQMQIERSPQGKWTADFTNELFRFALESVCNVLYGTRLGLLQDFTDPTNQEFIDAVSLMFHTTSPMLYIPPKFLRWINSKIWLNHVKAWDIIFTQADRCIQNIYRDLRLSRKNAKEYKGILSSLLMQDKLPVEDIKASITEMMAGGVDTTSMTLQWAMYELAKAPAIQERLRSEILAAKSASQGDILNVLKAAPLVKATIKEVLRLHPVAVTIQRYVTQELILQNYLIPAKTLVQVGIYAMGHDPRYFTRPEQFSPERWLGHDSRHFRLLGFGFGPRQCLGRRIAELEMQLFLIHMLEKFKIETKRGVEVGTTFDLILVPDKPIHLTLRPLDSRP; the protein is encoded by the exons ATGTTAGCCAAATGCCGCCTCTTCGTGCCCGGTTTGTGCACCTCAAGTAGTTTCAGGATCTCTCCTGGGCTGGAAGATGCGCCATCCTTGGCCTGTCACAAGCTTCTTCTTCACAGTGCCGCTAGTGAGCTGTACCCCTCACCTCTTGAAGGGAAACGGGCTCGGCCATTTAACGAACTGCCCGGCAACTGGAGGAACAGCTGGTTCAACCTATACCTTTTCTGGAAGAAAGGGGGCTTCCAGAACCTGCACAACATCATGAGGCACAATTTCGAAACCTTTGGGCCAATTTACAG GGAAAAACTGGGCTCCTATGACAATGTCAACATTATCGATCCGGAGGATGCGGCGGCGCTCTTCAAAGCTGAAGGATTGTACCCAGAGAGATTCATGGTTCCTCCTTGGAAGGCCTATCGCGACTTTCGCAGCAAGCCTTACGGAGTGCTTCTGAA GAGCGGAGAGGCTTGGCGTCAGGACCGCCTGGTTCTGAACAAGGAGGCCCTGTCCCTAAAAGTGCTTGACAACTTTGTGCCTCTTCTGAACGAGGTGGGAGAAGACTTCATCAAGAGAGTGCAAATGCAAATCGAACGGAGCCCGCAGGGGAAGTGGACGGCTGACTTCACCAACGAGCTCTTCCGTTTTGCCCTGGAGT CTGTATGCAATGTCCTGTATGGTACACGCTTGGGACTCCTGCAGGACTTTACCGATCCTACGAACCAGGAGTTCATTGATGCTGTTTCCTTGATGTTCCATACTACCTCGCCAATGCTGTACATCCCACCAAAATTCCTGCGTTGGATTAACTCCAAGATTTGGCTGAACCACGTGAAGGCCTGGGACATCATCTTCACCCAAG CTGACAGGTGTATACAGAATATTTACCGAGACCTCCGTTTGAGCCGGAAAAATGCCAAAGAATACAAAGGCATTTTGTCCAGCCTTTTAATGCAGGATAAACTGCCTGTTGAAGACATCAAGGCCAGCATCACGGAGATGATGGCGGGAGGAGTGGACACG ACCTCAATGACTCTCCAGTGGGCCATGTACGAACTCGCCAAAGCTCCCGCCATCCAGGAGCGGCTGCGGTCAGAAATCTTGGCCGCCAAATCAGCTTCCCAGGGCGATATTCTGAACGTACTAAAAGCTGCCCCGTTGGTCAAAGCTACCATCAAAGAAGTCCTCAG GCTCCATCCGGTTGCAGTCACAATACAAAGATACGTAACCCAAGAGCTTATCCTTCAGAATTATTTGATCCCTGCCAAG ACCTTAGTCCAAGTTGGCATTTATGCCATGGGCCATGATCCAAGGTATTTCACCAGACCTGAGCAATTCAGTCCAGAAAGGTGGCTGGGTCATGACTCTAGACACTTCCGACTGCTGGGGTTTGGCTTTGGGCCACGCCAGTGCCTTGGGCGCAGGATTGCTGAGCTGGAGATGCAGCTGTTCTTGATACAC ATGCTGGAGAAGTTCAAGATTGAAACTAAGAGGGGAGTGGAAGTTGGCACTACATTTGATCTCATCTTGGTCCCGGACAAGCCGATCCACTTGACTCTACGGCCTCTGGACTCTCGTCCCTAA
- the CYP11A1 gene encoding cholesterol side-chain cleavage enzyme, mitochondrial isoform X2, with protein sequence MLAKCRLFVPGLCTSSSFRISPGLEDAPSLACHKLLLHSAASELYPSPLEGKRARPFNELPGNWRNSWFNLYLFWKKGGFQNLHNIMRHNFETFGPIYREKLGSYDNVNIIDPEDAAALFKAEGLYPERFMVPPWKAYRDFRSKPYGVLLKSGEAWRQDRLVLNKEALSLKVLDNFVPLLNEVGEDFIKRVQMQIERSPQGKWTADFTNELFRFALESVCNVLYGTRLGLLQDFTDPTNQEFIDAVSLMFHTTSPMLYIPPKFLRWINSKIWLNHVKAWDIIFTQADRCIQNIYRDLRLSRKNAKEYKGILSSLLMQDKLPVEDIKASITEMMAGGVDTTSMTLQWAMYELAKAPAIQERLRSEILAAKSASQGDILNVLKAAPLVKATIKEVLRLHPVAVTIQRYVTQELILQNYLIPAKVSDQHGMVLQLIYLCPSLPWSSQMSCKVGMRNNNWSNIILENQGGGG encoded by the exons ATGTTAGCCAAATGCCGCCTCTTCGTGCCCGGTTTGTGCACCTCAAGTAGTTTCAGGATCTCTCCTGGGCTGGAAGATGCGCCATCCTTGGCCTGTCACAAGCTTCTTCTTCACAGTGCCGCTAGTGAGCTGTACCCCTCACCTCTTGAAGGGAAACGGGCTCGGCCATTTAACGAACTGCCCGGCAACTGGAGGAACAGCTGGTTCAACCTATACCTTTTCTGGAAGAAAGGGGGCTTCCAGAACCTGCACAACATCATGAGGCACAATTTCGAAACCTTTGGGCCAATTTACAG GGAAAAACTGGGCTCCTATGACAATGTCAACATTATCGATCCGGAGGATGCGGCGGCGCTCTTCAAAGCTGAAGGATTGTACCCAGAGAGATTCATGGTTCCTCCTTGGAAGGCCTATCGCGACTTTCGCAGCAAGCCTTACGGAGTGCTTCTGAA GAGCGGAGAGGCTTGGCGTCAGGACCGCCTGGTTCTGAACAAGGAGGCCCTGTCCCTAAAAGTGCTTGACAACTTTGTGCCTCTTCTGAACGAGGTGGGAGAAGACTTCATCAAGAGAGTGCAAATGCAAATCGAACGGAGCCCGCAGGGGAAGTGGACGGCTGACTTCACCAACGAGCTCTTCCGTTTTGCCCTGGAGT CTGTATGCAATGTCCTGTATGGTACACGCTTGGGACTCCTGCAGGACTTTACCGATCCTACGAACCAGGAGTTCATTGATGCTGTTTCCTTGATGTTCCATACTACCTCGCCAATGCTGTACATCCCACCAAAATTCCTGCGTTGGATTAACTCCAAGATTTGGCTGAACCACGTGAAGGCCTGGGACATCATCTTCACCCAAG CTGACAGGTGTATACAGAATATTTACCGAGACCTCCGTTTGAGCCGGAAAAATGCCAAAGAATACAAAGGCATTTTGTCCAGCCTTTTAATGCAGGATAAACTGCCTGTTGAAGACATCAAGGCCAGCATCACGGAGATGATGGCGGGAGGAGTGGACACG ACCTCAATGACTCTCCAGTGGGCCATGTACGAACTCGCCAAAGCTCCCGCCATCCAGGAGCGGCTGCGGTCAGAAATCTTGGCCGCCAAATCAGCTTCCCAGGGCGATATTCTGAACGTACTAAAAGCTGCCCCGTTGGTCAAAGCTACCATCAAAGAAGTCCTCAG GCTCCATCCGGTTGCAGTCACAATACAAAGATACGTAACCCAAGAGCTTATCCTTCAGAATTATTTGATCCCTGCCAAGGTGAGTGATCAGCATGGAATGGTGTTGCAATTGATATATTTATGCCCCTCATTACCTTGGTCCTCACAAATGTCCtgcaag GTAGGGATGAGAAATAACAATTGGTCTAACATTATTCTTGAAAACCAGGGTGGAGGTGGATAG